ATGTACGAAATCCGATTAATTAAGTACGTAGTTAGGCGCTAGATCCTGCTTAGTTAAGCGAAATCcctcatataaaaataactaagtatCTATAATACCTGAACAAATGTAGGGATAAGGGCACAAGCGTGTTTATGGTCTAGTGGGGACAATGGGGCAGTAATTACCACAAGCCGTGGGAGGCCGATACACTGTCAATACTTCTGTGGCTATCGTATGATCTAGCCTGCTAATAAGCACTGATTTGTGTCCGTTTCTAGAAAACACCAGGGCCGGATTGGGCACTGAATCTGGGCCCACGTAAGGAGGTTCAGGATTTGTTGCGTTTACCCTTTTTTTCCAACACCGTTTAATGAAATGCAGTTAATGTTATGCCAAGATAACAATTTGACTAGTTTAATCTTTCCGTTTTTAGTACGTACCTAGTTAGTTAcggcaaaataattttatttaattatataaataattttattccgcgtttaaacaaaatgGAACATTATTTTCCTCTCATAATAAATTGACGATGATAGATTTATCTAAAAGCTGTGTTCAgtattaacataaatttgccaataataatattaaccaTCTAGGTATGTTCTTACTGttcaaaactaattttattagtttgattatcctcaattactaaattttcaattactttaaacatataacattttaaaacacaatatactcgtaaataccTCGTATTGTTCCATCACATGAACTGAGAATTGCCAcagttacctacataaaattaatccGGCCCTGCATTCTTAGTATACAACCTATTCAATGCTCTGAAATTATAGGATGCGAAGGATGAAAAATAGAAGAATTAGGTAGACCTCTTGTAGCGTTGATCGTTGATCGAAGTCAGATTTAAATGTGAAGAAGACTAATGACTTGCGTCTTCGAGTCTTGAAATCTCGGATAATCATATTCATAACCAATGCTTTgcctttaaatatatatatacatatatattgtatCAATATgcattaaatacatatgtatttaaagtCATAACTTGTAAATATGAcatgatttatatttaagtagaacaagttacatacttaaataggtatataatatatacagaaCTATACCTCATAGCATAGAATTTATTCAGCCTTTAGCTTTATGGAAGTACCTACCTTTATTTCTGACAAGTGACGATAATAAACGTTAACCAATTAGTAGGGTAATATCCTGTGGTCCCACCAGAGGGACCAATCGGTAGGACCACGGGTTCTACATCATTAAATCATGTGAAGCTATAGGTACGCAGTAGAAACTCTTTAAGTcctaggtaggtaggtatatacttgaaataaataaattcaatcatTTCCTGGTGGACGAGATTCATTCATAAGTATGGCTTTCTACTTATCAGTTTAACATAGctgcataaaatcacgtctctttgtCAAAgggctaggcagagactacctctttccttGCCCTTCTTTCCCACCAGTTTTGGTGAtctaaaatctaaatattgTCCGATACTTCCGTTCTAAGTAAGACTAGCCAGCTAGTGCGAAATTTGCgatgtatgtatcattactACGGGAAATATTTCATGGTTACAACTGACTCTATTTTACTACATAAACTAGCAAAAATATAAGCTCATTGTGAGAAACTCCGCCGTCTGACAAGTTTCTAGGCAACTCTGGGTCTAGTCGAAACCTTGACTAACATGTATGACTAGATCTGCTTCTCACCCTTTGAAGGCAACCATATTTGTTACTGGGTTAGTTACACCAGCTATGCTTTATAGACATTGCATTTAATCTAGATTGCTCTTGTCATCGCATACATATCACATAAGGTTTTCttccagttttttttatattaagtacaGTTATAAGCTACATACTTACGTACTTAGAAGTAcatattttctaattattaaatcttatttttttaaaagatttaagtatttttattatacatatgtatagtacCTACCCTTTACTGATGAGCTTGCGTAAAGATATAATACGTAAATGTTGTAGCCAAAAAGTATGAAGGGATTATCGTGGCAAATAGAAAGATgcagtctctgtctaccactccgggtaagaggcgtgattttaagtTAGTAGATACTTAGAAAAACATATGTAAGACTCGCAAGAGGTGCAGATACTGGAGAAGCGTTCAAAACACCGCACCATAGGAAAGCAATTCACCATATTACGGGGAATCATGCCCATATTAGGAATTTTGGAATAaggaaaatatgtaaaatagaattatttaaataaaaagaagcaTCTTCTATGAGAAATAACTACAGGTGGACAGTAGAACGAAGTCTATGAATTACCTATAAAACCCTACTCTAGCTACTGCTTAaactacatacttacataggtaaacaaagtaaaatgtattaattaaaattaattctaataCTTTAGTAGATTACACATAGTGTGCGGTCAATGTtctaaatatacctatgtagcgaaagaaaattatttctatattctTCTCAATAAGAAAAGTAGGTAACTtacaatattacatacaaGCAGTAAACTATAAAAACGCGAGGTTCTGTATATTATTTTGGAAGCTGGTAAAAGTACTCACCTCGTTCgcaagcaaaaaaaaactgcgCCTTTTTTCGTATTCAGTTCGACACTCACAAATACAGTTTCCAGTACTGAAAAACCACAGTTTCTGACACTTCcgagttattatttatttgccgaTAAGCCCAGACGGTTCAGTTATTTTGAACCGGCGTGTGACTCGCGACGAAGCACCGCGTGCATTTCAATGGATGAAAGTGTAAACGGTGGTTTTTGTATAGCGCTCTCTCGCTCGGGTCCatgaaatagaaaaagagCGAGCACATCGCCACCCGTCAAGTAAGACTTTTTTGAGTCGAGTGACTACTTCGCCcactattttattgttattctaATTTTCGACATCTCGGGGCACCTCTCCAAACAATCAAgacaaatgaataaattttaaggaaTTTCCGAAAATGCACCTATGTGACTTATTTTATATGGTAAGGTATTATGTGGGCGATGATGGTTTgacacaatttacaatattcATGAGATATATTTCCAAAAAGAATACACAACGATTTTTTAAACAGTATGTTCATAAATACCTAGTAAAACTTACCGACATAAAAAgatcaatattatttaccaTAAAGTTTAAAGCTCTGTTTAAAGACTATCTGAGTAACAGACAGCAAACggttaaaattgaaaactgtGTGAGTGAGGTAGAAAATGTTACATATGGTGTTCCTCAAGGGAGTGTACTGGGTCCCACCCTGtttcttttgtatataaatgatCTCTGTGAAATGAATATTCCAAATGCGAAAATCTTTTCATATGCGGACGATACTGCCATTGTCTTCAGTGGCACTACATGGGATAGTACACGTACACACATTGAGACAGGGCTAGCCCAGGTAGCACGCTGGCTCAAAAGTAATTTGCTCACTCTTAACACTGCAAAAACTAATTACATCTGTTTTGGTATTGACTCACGAAATCAACCTAATCAAGGTTACCGTATAAAAATCCATTCTTGTAACCAAAATACTGATCTTCCTGACTGCTGCTGTCCTATCATCGACAGAGTAGATAAGGTTAAGTACTTGGGTGTACTGGTTGATCAAAGATTATCATGGTACCCGCATGTAGATCACGTAATAAATAGAGTGAGAAAGTTGTCCTGgatatttaaatcattacGTTATGTGGTACCCAGAGGTTTAGACGTACAGTGCTCATCCAAAAACCTTctgaacaatatttatatatcactTGTGCAGTGcattcttatttattgtatttcagTTTGGGGAAATGCTGCAAAGACTCATTTTATAGGATTAGAAAGAGCACAGAGATTTCTgatcaaaattatgtattttaagaaaaagcgATATTCAACTGAACTCTTATACAATGAGTGTAATCTGCTTACGGTTAGACAGTTGTATATTTTGCATTGTGTACTGTATAAGCATAAAACTACAGAATATGATCCTAAAGTTGAAACAAGAAGAAGGAGATACATAGTAGCTAAAATACCACAAACTAGAACATATTTTGCACGAAGACAATTCTATGTAATATCAGCccaattatataacaaaattaacagagtaaataatatatatagaaaattgTATAAGGAATGTAAGTTTGTGATTACTGGATGGCTTAAAACGAAAAGTTATGAACAGACTGAGGCTTTACTATAGTATAAGGATAAAtgtatattaacataaatataaaatatagtttacctTAGTATACGAATCTAACACTTTTTCAAATgcacattatatatttatttaattaccttaCTCGTACTTTACAAGGTTAATTTGCTTTTATGAAAGAGCGGAGTCTCCTGGCACAGGCTTGCACGCTTAAAAGGAGACTCCAATCATATTTCTTGTGTCATGTGCTTTaagaaataaacgattttgtattttgtattttgtatttttgtatttgtatttgtataaagtaaattatatcTTAACCCACCACCGCCACTAAATGggagttttaaataaaaacaaacgtGTGTggattatttcatttattttcttcccATAGGTGGCAAGTACCAGAGTAGTGAGCAAAACCTAACATATGAAAATGGTAACTATTTTCAGGGACAAACACTTCTAATTATTAATCGATCTTCAGTAATTTGACACTATGGTATAGTTATACAACTAGAAAGATATAATTTGATCTAAAATTTAGGAACATCACTAtacttactatttattaatcaaAAGATGATCGTGCAAAAATCAGAGTCGAGTTTAACAAAGCAAATTTAGTGTGGCaattagtattaaaattacatgttACAGTATTTTTGCTAAAATGCCAAAATCAAGATGTGAAATCCCTTGCATAATGCTCCTACCCCGGCCTataagatagtttttattcTAATGGATCTTAATTtcgaaagagaaaaataaatgataaacttGACAGAAGGAATAAACAAATGTGCATGTAACCAAGGCACGAGCAATCGGTTACAAGCTTACTTGTTCCTGAGAGCGTTGCAGATTTTGAATTTACAAATACTACACACAACATCGtcgtttttacaaattttcaaaCGTGTGCTATGTATAGCTACGTGTCCAAATTCGACAGGTAATTAGTTGCTCTCATCTCAACATAaagcattataattttaacacaaCTCAAATCAGCCTGTGAAAAATTGtgaaagattcaaatagatacCAATACGTTACTGACAAGCTTGGCCACACGTGTTCGGTGGCGTACAAATAGAAATTAACTTCGGGGACGTAACTACGAATCCTTGAAATCACTCGTTTCCTATTGGCACCTCCGTATTGTCGATCACGCGAGTGATTGCAAGGAAATGATGCGATATCAATAAGTATATTGAAACACGTTATGCAACTGTGACAACGAAAACTCATCAAAATTTACCTATTGATACCGTACCTAGTCCGCAACGTACAGATGTTCGTgctacattataatattatgacaaTAGTCCCCTTACGTACGTTGCAAACATACAAGTCGTCTTTTCTGCGCGTCATAACGTCGTCAGAAAACACGACACTATCCAAAGATGTTGCGGACGTTTAGATAAACAAGTGCATAAGCACATTACATTAGATTAACAACTAAtcaaacataatattatatgcaAACTTGAAtctaatattatctttttttttttgttttttctaattttttttatcgaggTATCCTTTATCGAATATCGTTAATGGAATAAGTACAATATAATATGAACTTATGACagaaaatgaacaaaaaatattaatgtgacACGCTATAAAACGAATGTGAATTAATTAGCTCAACGAGTCGAAAATACCCAACCATATtatagttaaaattataactttagatacatatcatattatataattatctgTAACAGCGTAAACAGTTGGTGGCGTTTACGTAACAGTACAAACATGCAAAATTTCAGAGTAGTAAAACCACGGATTCAATAaagtataagaataaaataactgaaacatgtctttacattaatttcgcaatatattactaaatatatacaagaatagCCTTTTGatgtaatgaaatatttttttggtgtttttatttcttttcagttATTACAAACAGATGTAAAATCACActacagaaaaataaatatataaaacacgaCACATAAAATAGCAAAGTTTGcacgaatattaaaattttatatgaaactgTAACTACGGAAGGCTTTCAaatgaagtaaataaaatgtatgtgcGGGATGCGCGGGCGCCGCATACGCCGAGCGCTACGACGACCGCCACCCCCTATATAAAACGAAAATATAcgaaaatataacatatacaCTTCTTACGCTTTACATAAACTATAATAACAGTTACACCTATGAACTGTTATAATTCATATCTGGAGCTGTAAATTATGTTACAATCTCGCAGTCACTATCGATGGTTCCCTTCGAGACATCGTCGGGAACTAGATGGTAGCAGCATTGGAAAGTGACTGCACGTTTTAATACGAAGAGCACAATACATAGTCTTCTCACCGGACAACACTAATGGTGGCCTTACTAATCGTCCACCGTATTACTCTCCACCAGACTACCACTAAGGCCGACGGCGAGTACAGAAGCACTGCCTTCACTGGCCGCCTACATTATCGTGCGGCCATTCAATAAAATCACCGCGTGTAAAACCTAACTTACTGGACACACCATGAAAACAAACCGTCCATAACGTAAAGCCGCACATAAAAGGCGAACCTCCACTGGCTTTGAACATGATCAAAGCTTCAGCACTGCTTACCTTTCTCGGTATAAAATATCTCGAAGATGGATTTCCGAAAAAGGCAAACACTACTGGAGAGTGAAAGCGCGCCCGATCCGTCACATAGCATcaatgtaaaatgtattttaaactgTCGCGttacattatactatttataaataatacaggtgtTAAACACGCGCGGAACGTACCGTTGTCACCCTGGGGCCACGATACAATACGTGCATGtcaatacctgtattatttaaaaatagtaaagtaTATTAACAGAAAACAAtctcatttaattttgattgaatttagATAGGCAGGAAAACGTTAACGaaaaatactaacaaaaatataataccggCTCTATctacattttacattaacaaattataaaacaacttGGGACGATATTATTGTAAGAATTATATTAGAATCGTCCTATATGCTTGCACTGAAATGCTCCGTTCTTAGCGTTCACCTCATAGTGAATTTTCTAAAACAGAATACACCGATAAAACTTCTAAATAACATTTCaagtaaaacaatatatacTAATTCATATATTAACAACAGTTCATTTATCAACCGCGTATAAGTCACATACATTATTCAATCTTTACCAAATATAGTTGACATAATGCGATAAACGGAGCATTCCATCAAACATGCATACCAATATGAAATCTCTACAAAGAAACATTGAACTAAAATTAATACTAAATATACTCCTCCTTCGCTCAATATCTACAATCATAAGATATGTTAGCATGTCTAGCCTTCTCTTCAACATCATTACACAATCCGGAGAACATAACTGCAAGGCTTTGCTAGTTTAATCCTATTATTATTGCTAACTTTTTCCATCTAATGCCACTTGAAAGAGTAAAACAGAGCATTGTTATTATATTCGAATCTCAAGTGCGTAGGCGTCACTTTTGTCAGGAGTTTCAAGAactgttataatattttttatagaatttcaAATTACCATAATCGATGTAGGAAAAGGGCGAATATATACAGAGAATGCGGTACGATAGGTTGGCaaagataaacaaaacacGGTTCACCTTGACACAGTTCCGCGCAATAATTATTGTAGTTTTACGATTTTTAAGGTTGGTGTAATTCCTTCAATGCGTACTGATAATAAGACTTGAATTTAAGGTCGACGCGGCttgattttttacttttttacgtACGCGTTCTGTGTCAATAAGACCGACTGTAGAATTAACCACTATTGATTCTAAGCAACCCGACAATAAATCGTTCTTTCAATATTCAGCGTGACATACACTACGTGATTTGAGCTTCCTACCGAGacacttaataaattatatttacagatcttaaaatataagtaaataaaatatgatttctttagaacaaaaatagaaaatttataactttagCTCTTTGCTAATTCCCAATGTAAACcattaaaagaaaatggcGTCGTTCAATTTGGCTGTCGGAACGACTAAAAATGAATGCCGGAAATGAGCACAGAGCAAAAGAAGATTAAcgaatatacatttattaaatgtcTCAGTATACAcaacaaactatttttttgtctGATGGTGATACCGTGAGCCTAGGTGTCGTTATTGAAGGAAACTATCAGTTTCACATCGAAAAGCCGATCGTAAGGCATTCGAACGCTCTCCCCGTCCATCGCGCGACGTGATATCAAACCGGCACAATCGACGAACACGAAGCTACAAGGAGAAGTGGTGATTTTGTTGCTCCGCGAGTCTCGCACACAGAACGGGTGTCAAATCCATCAAGCAAAAAAATAGTCGGCGGAGTTAGCGCGTGAGGGGTCGGTCGAGGGCCAGCGTGCAGCACGGCAGGAAGCGCGCGTGCGGGTGCGTGCAGGCCGGCGCCACGCAGCGCAGCGCCGCGCTGTGGCGCCGCTTGCGgtccgcgcccgccgccgcgctcaTGGCCCACACCAGCTCCTCCCACTCGCCGtccgcgggcggcgcgcgcgcggcgcggcgcggcgcgggcgcggcgcaCGCCGGGCAGCCGCGCGCGCCGCAGATGTCGCCGTCGGGCCGCATCTTCTTGGCGGCGCGGCCGCACTCCTCGCACGCGCCCCACGCGGCCGCCGCGGGCCGCTCGGTCTGCACGCCCACGTCCAGCTGCCGCATCGGGAACCGCAGCCGGAAGCACGGGTCGTCGAGGTCCGGGCAGCGCTGCGCGTCCGTCAGGTTGAGCCGGCCGTAGTCGATGCCGCCCGTGCGGAACTCCAGGTAGCGCTCGAGCGAGCTCTTCAGGTACACGCCGCCGGACGCGCTGCGGCTGAACTCGACCGGGTCGAGGTCCCCGCGGATGTCGAACGTGTCGCCGTCGGCGTACCGGACGGCCTCCGATTCGGACTCGCGGCGGATCGGCTTGAAGTGCGTGCGCGACGACGTGAGGAGATCCTCGCGGGACGCGGATCGACGGAGCGCCTCCTCGGCGGGTTTCGGTTCCGGCGGGGGCGGGAGCGGCTCGTTGCGCGGATGGCGACGCGGCGGCACTTCCACGAAGCCGCTGCGGTCGCGGCTGTGGTTGATGGCGGTGAAGGAGCGCATAGTTTTGGCCACGGTCGACAGCGCGTCGTACAACTCTTCCCCCTCGTAGAGTGCGAAGGAATCCAGCAGTCGCGGCGCGCAGGGCTGGGGTCGCGGCTCGGCGTCGGCGAGGTTCAGCGGCCTGAAGCGGTCGTGCAGCGCCTCCGCCATCTTCGAAGTAGACTGAGCGCGCTCGAACACCGCGTCGGTTGGGTCGTTCGACCAGATGCTTTCCGTGAGCGACATAAAACTACATTTCTCGGCGGACGGATCGGCGAACAGATGATCGGATGGAGATGACAGAAGATCTTGGAAATCAATCGGAAGGTCTTGATACTCGTCGTCTGGCGTGTTCTGATCTTTACTCCACAAGGCTTCGATGCTACGATCGAATTTCGCCTCAAATTTTGCATATAACTCTTCCTCCATCGGACTCCTTACCCTTGGATTAAGATCTTCTGTCACGATCCATTGTGCATTAAAATTAAGACTAACCTCGCAGTTTGGCAGCACCATATTGTCGTTCATTCTGCGTTTCGCCGATGTAATCTGATTGATTTCGTCGGTGACCGTGTTTTCACAGGTGCCGTAACCTTCGTCCAACGCTATAGCCCTAATGAACTCCTTGACGGGATCTTGAGTTTCGATGTCCCAGACTCCCTCGTTCGTGACCCACTCCGGCAGGCTCTCCTTGCTTTCAAAGGACCTACTATAACTATTGCAGCGCTTTTTATTGCCCTTCTTTTGGCCGTGGTATGAATTGCGTCGTTCTTTACCCGAAAacagctttttattttttgtgttccAGTCTCTTGAGACGGCTATATCGTTTTGCATCTTGGCTTGGTTGCAATCGGCCGCTGATTTGCGACACCACGCTGGCGGCGGTAGATAGTACTGCAGCGGCGACTCCTGCCCCTTGTCCAGAGCGGGAAAGGCAGCGTAATATCGTCGAACAGCCTCAGTGTGATCTAGGGAACACGTGGGCATGCCTACCTGTGACGCAATCTCTTGATCCTTTATGTCTTGAAGTCTAGTGCAAAGCTGGTCCACAATGATGTTAAAGTTAGCTTcctgtaaataaaacattataattttattaaatcattatttttattatcatcacTATCATTTTTCAGAATAATTAACACTTAGGAAAAGTTCCACTCTgtatctttccaatggatgttgttaaacgcaactaagggatagccttataaacttgtgtttACTCTTGTAAGCGAAAGGCTAgccaacctgtcacaatttgcaTGTCAATTCCATgataaagccatacaactgaacatgGCAAATCTTATCTGTTTATAACCTAATAAGTAGTAATTACTTCTTCTCGATAATGGCCTTGCAACCAAGAGTAATTTGTATAGTTATT
Above is a window of Amyelois transitella isolate CPQ chromosome 8, ilAmyTran1.1, whole genome shotgun sequence DNA encoding:
- the LOC106136885 gene encoding uncharacterized protein LOC106136885 isoform X1, coding for MQCSIILERERNTGNVKMKTINNYKNPYKKEANFNIIVDQLCTRLQDIKDQEIASQVGMPTCSLDHTEAVRRYYAAFPALDKGQESPLQYYLPPPAWCRKSAADCNQAKMQNDIAVSRDWNTKNKKLFSGKERRNSYHGQKKGNKKRCNSYSRSFESKESLPEWVTNEGVWDIETQDPVKEFIRAIALDEGYGTCENTVTDEINQITSAKRRMNDNMVLPNCEVSLNFNAQWIVTEDLNPRVRSPMEEELYAKFEAKFDRSIEALWSKDQNTPDDEYQDLPIDFQDLLSSPSDHLFADPSAEKCSFMSLTESIWSNDPTDAVFERAQSTSKMAEALHDRFRPLNLADAEPRPQPCAPRLLDSFALYEGEELYDALSTVAKTMRSFTAINHSRDRSGFVEVPPRRHPRNEPLPPPPEPKPAEEALRRSASREDLLTSSRTHFKPIRRESESEAVRYADGDTFDIRGDLDPVEFSRSASGGVYLKSSLERYLEFRTGGIDYGRLNLTDAQRCPDLDDPCFRLRFPMRQLDVGVQTERPAAAAWGACEECGRAAKKMRPDGDICGARGCPACAAPAPRRAARAPPADGEWEELVWAMSAAAGADRKRRHSAALRCVAPACTHPHARFLPCCTLALDRPLTR
- the LOC106136885 gene encoding uncharacterized protein LOC106136885 isoform X2, with translation MPTCSLDHTEAVRRYYAAFPALDKGQESPLQYYLPPPAWCRKSAADCNQAKMQNDIAVSRDWNTKNKKLFSGKERRNSYHGQKKGNKKRCNSYSRSFESKESLPEWVTNEGVWDIETQDPVKEFIRAIALDEGYGTCENTVTDEINQITSAKRRMNDNMVLPNCEVSLNFNAQWIVTEDLNPRVRSPMEEELYAKFEAKFDRSIEALWSKDQNTPDDEYQDLPIDFQDLLSSPSDHLFADPSAEKCSFMSLTESIWSNDPTDAVFERAQSTSKMAEALHDRFRPLNLADAEPRPQPCAPRLLDSFALYEGEELYDALSTVAKTMRSFTAINHSRDRSGFVEVPPRRHPRNEPLPPPPEPKPAEEALRRSASREDLLTSSRTHFKPIRRESESEAVRYADGDTFDIRGDLDPVEFSRSASGGVYLKSSLERYLEFRTGGIDYGRLNLTDAQRCPDLDDPCFRLRFPMRQLDVGVQTERPAAAAWGACEECGRAAKKMRPDGDICGARGCPACAAPAPRRAARAPPADGEWEELVWAMSAAAGADRKRRHSAALRCVAPACTHPHARFLPCCTLALDRPLTR